One part of the Nitrospirae bacterium YQR-1 genome encodes these proteins:
- a CDS encoding formylglycine-generating enzyme family protein, translated as AEWEYACRNGEKSDKYSWGNNLPSGNIADEALKAKYPDWKIWTGYNDGYVYTAPVGSYKVSEAGLYDMSGNVWEWVEDVYAADAYSKHSRNNPIYTGSGERRVYRGGGWSRNPQNVRCSLRYYYTPGFRNNSVGFRLKYVK; from the coding sequence AGCGGAGTGGGAATATGCGTGTCGTAACGGGGAGAAATCAGATAAATATAGTTGGGGCAATAACTTACCATCGGGGAATATTGCAGATGAGGCTTTAAAGGCAAAGTATCCGGATTGGAAGATATGGACGGGTTATAATGATGGTTATGTCTATACAGCACCGGTAGGGAGTTATAAAGTAAGTGAAGCAGGACTGTATGATATGAGCGGTAATGTATGGGAGTGGGTAGAGGATGTATATGCAGCAGATGCATATAGCAAGCATTCACGTAATAACCCTATATATACAGGAAGTGGCGAGCGCCGTGTGTATCGTGGTGGTGGCTGGAGCCGCAACCCGCAGAATGTGCGATGTTCCCTCCGGTACTACTACACCCCAGGCTTCCGGAACAACAGCGTAGGCTTCCGCCTCAAGTATGTTAAGTAA
- a CDS encoding HRDC domain-containing protein, which translates to MNKKVKRTETHFFQNNNKAYWTILIEYDDILEEEKNNHQINLNEPEKLLYQRFREWRKNKAESDGVPVYIVATNSEVMELIKKTPKTLEILRTIRGFGKKKIEKYGKEIVEIINNFYTEKNERKLSNL; encoded by the coding sequence TTGAATAAGAAAGTAAAACGAACAGAAACCCATTTTTTTCAAAATAATAACAAAGCATACTGGACAATACTGATAGAATATGACGATATATTAGAAGAGGAGAAAAACAATCATCAAATAAACCTAAACGAACCTGAGAAACTTCTTTACCAAAGGTTCCGTGAATGGCGGAAAAACAAAGCAGAGAGTGATGGTGTACCTGTTTATATCGTAGCAACGAACAGTGAGGTTATGGAACTTATTAAAAAGACGCCTAAAACCCTTGAGATATTGAGGACAATAAGGGGTTTCGGTAAGAAAAAGATAGAAAAATACGGCAAAGAAATCGTTGAGATTATAAACAACTTCTATACTGAGAAAAATGAAAGAAAATTATCCAATCTATGA
- the avd gene encoding diversity-generating retroelement protein Avd, with protein sequence MKENYPIYEKWTKVLDWILSTVEKYPKSVRFTLATKIANMGLDVMEKIIEAIYTKRRLYILRSINLYIEKLRIFFRISMERRYISINQYEHITRELNEVGMMVGGWLKVEADRKSV encoded by the coding sequence ATGAAAGAAAATTATCCAATCTATGAAAAATGGACGAAGGTTTTGGACTGGATACTGTCAACAGTTGAAAAATATCCCAAAAGTGTGCGTTTTACCTTGGCAACTAAGATAGCAAATATGGGTTTAGATGTTATGGAAAAAATAATTGAGGCTATATATACGAAAAGGAGGTTGTATATATTACGAAGCATTAACCTATATATAGAGAAACTCAGGATATTTTTTAGAATAAGCATGGAAAGACGGTACATTTCTATAAATCAATATGAACATATTACGAGAGAACTTAACGAAGTGGGAATGATGGTTGGAGGATGGTTAAAAGTTGAAGCGGACAGGAAATCTGTTTAA